agtgcagtgatctcccctgctatgccattatgttctaacagggggactgcccccgCCCCGCCAGCacacactgatcagcactcacGGCCATAGGCTGCCAGCACTGATTGGATCCTGGATTTCCAGCATTCACGTCcttagactggcttctgtcaaacaggctgttgtacacactggctgaatgtcagccggtttctgttAAACCGGTTGATACTCGGCCAATGTGTACCAGCCTTTAGAGTGAACCTGTCCCAAGGGAGGTCCTCCTTAACATGCACCGCAGGAGGGTGATTTCTACATGTTTAACCCTTTGTTAGAATAAACAGTCTTAAAATCTAATTATAATTGAGAAttaagatctgcctgcacagtacagacaggattaagctggcaatagatgggtcaaatcttggctggttcagcagggacttgaCGAGATtacatccatctatgggcaggctggttgtacccaagtcgatccattgtaTGGTTtcttttacatgtgattactgttGGCGGCAATAgacactagcagtaatcattgcgTTCTGCTATCTGGGAAGGCTCCATGTTGGCAGAACACAATAgagctgcaggagggattccccattCGCACTGAATGTGTTGATAGGGGAAATCGGACGATTTCCTTTCCTTCCACTtgtagtggaaggaaagaaaatcaaatcatctatggcagGGATCCtcaactacggccctccagctgttgcagaactacacatcccatgaggcattgtaaaactctgacattcacagacatgactaggcatgatgggaattgtagttcctgaacaactggagggccatagtttgaagacccctgatctatggCTTGCCCTAATTATagcaaacacagctgcccagccaCCTCACAAACAAACAGAACTATAGTAGCAGTTTTCCTTGCTGGAGGGCTCAGAACATAGCATCTAAAAAGATATGCTGCAAtgtttcaattttttctttttttttttttaatatatattttataatatttaaaaatgttaGATTTTTTCAGTTATGTTTTGTGAAtgaggacatgtaacaaatataaagtgggTATTCCAATTcggctgcaaaagtgaaaataaactTTTAAACCAGTTCTCAAAATCACTTTGGCATACTTGTGATaccatatcaatgcaaaaaaggttgTATACTGTATATGACTAAATCCAGTTGTGGCATTAGTCAGAACTATACTGCTAAAGCAGTCCTCAAACTCTCTCTatcaatcgacttctgtacaacccccCTGCTGGAAAATTTCCTCTATAGCCAGTGTATtctgaagtctccctgctgtcagaatacaatgacacagcgggaggattcccccatccaccttgaatgtgtggaaggGGGGAATCTGGTCATTTTTTTCCCTTGAACCTACTggttcaaggaaaaaaaaacaaaaaactgacacatctatggccagcttaaggcactgctgtctctgactgCAAGTCTAAGGAGTTGTGATTGGGTTATTATTGTGCTTCTCAGTATTCTCCTTGCTGGCGGCCCTTAGCTGCAGGTAGACCACATTGAATATCGTTGACAAGTCCTTTGCCCTCTCCCTTCATTTTTTAGGCAAAGTTTTCAGAGTTTAGATCTTTCATAACCTTTCCATATCTGAATACTTAGTCTAACCCCTAAACATCCTGAGCCATTAAACCTCGCCTAAAATTAACTGCTACGTGAGCTTTTATCTCCTTTCCCAAACATTTAACCGCTAAAAGTATCTAAcacttaacattaaaaaaaaaaaataaaaaaatgtgtaacctTAACACTTAAATTTAGATTCAACAACCTCTAAAACACTGAATCAAACCAAATCTAATCCCTAAATTTAATCTTAAAAAATAATTAACTAACCATTTACTGCTGCTTACTTTCCTTGTCCTACCTCAAGATCCTTTGTGCTGATAGTAGGTAGGTTCCATGCCAAAAGCATACTTCAATATTATCTCCAATAACATAAGCTAACAATATGATGAATGTACAACATATGGTTAAATTACTTTAATACAAAATTGAGAATAAGTTAACAAAAGAAGCATAAACTAGTCTGAAGACAGGTGCTTAACCAAGCAACACAATGGCTCTTAATTAAAAACAAAAGGAAATGAAAATTTTGTCTCATTCATAGTCTCATTCATAGTGTAAATGAGAGAATGAACAGTTTGATTCAGATATCTACTCTGGTTTCCGGTTTGCATGGGCAATACAGATTTTCCTTTCTTCGGGTCTTCTAGGTAAGGCTGTCTGTTAGAAGTGTCAAACGGTATATGGCTTAAAAATCTTCCCAAGTCCATCCCTGTTACTGGCCTATATATAGAGAGAGCTTCTGTCCACAGTTGAGATGAGGATCTTGTATAGCTTTCCACATGACCAGCATCTGATATGGCACAAAACGATGTACCATTAGAAGTTCTCTATAATAGCATGGGTTAAAAGAGTCTAATTTGTCAGATGGCACACGCACTCCTACTGTCCTCATTCCCATGTGAGAGGCTGGGACTAAGCCAGCCTTTGCCAAACACATGCCAAGATAAACATCATCAATAGGGAATAGGGAAATTTCCAAGGATTTATTGTAAATGGTATGAGCAGTGAATCTGGATAGAAGAATTCCCCCACCGCCACAATACATTGGGTAGGAATTGGAACTGGTTACCTGTATGGGCACATAATATTTGCTACCAGATTCACGAATAGGTCCGACATTGGCTATCAGCTGTCCAACAAAGAGGTGATCATCTGCCTTCAGTCCCCGTAGATAGGTGACAGCATTGAAGGTGTTCACAAATACATCATCATCACCATTAAAAATAAAATGAGCTCCTGGGCAATTATCCTCTAACCACTGATGGAAGAGGAACTGTTTCAATGTCAGGTTAAAAAAAGTGTCATGGAAGTTCCACTGTAAAATATCACCGTAGGTTTCGCTTTCAATTTTTAGAAGTTGCCTCAAATGTTTGTTCTCCCTCTCATTTTGGGACGTTCCAGAGAGAAAAACCCTTCTGACATGGGCACCATTATAGCTGTTTTCCTCCCCCCAAGTCTGGCGAATGATAGCTCTCCTTTCATAATTACCAGGGGAAGACTTTATGGCAAGAAGCAGAAATACCCCCATAGATTCAGCTCTTCCATCACACTTCTGTGGTGCGTTAAGGATCTGTGGAAAGCTTCTGCAATGTCTATATCTCAAGAAGTCTTTAATGTGTCCAGGTAGTTTGGAAAATCCATCAATACTTTGCACTGAGGAGTTCTCCACACAGTGAGAGACCCATTCAATTTTTTGGGGTGTAACAGGTCCATGAGTAACATGAGGAGCAAGGACAGGCTGTTCTACAATTTCTTCTATTCCATCTTCACTTTCTTGCATAATGAACATGAGACCAACAAGCCCCACGCACAGCAGTAGTAAGCATTCCACTGTTAAAATAGACCGCCTCATGCTgactctgtaaaaaataaaaaaaggtatgtaaagaaAGTCTTATTTTTCGCAACAAATGCATTGCAatatttattaaagtggaactttagtcagaaaattaagtcctgctagatcacttaatGCTGGCCCCTTCTGCAAGTCCCCATTgcagtaaaacattaaaaacaagtgcCAATATGGTTTaaaatctgctgacagcctaacaATTTACTGCCACTCATGGACTCTAGGCTTCATCAAAATGGCAGCCTCttgcaagaagaaacaggagcaatgctagaGGCAatgtacagcacacactaattttggtagcataattattaacgtGGAATGCACTTTCACTGCTAAAAAACATTTTATCAAGTGGTTTTTAGTAAATTTTAGctttaaatctgttttttttaaagctataTTTACATGAAGAGTGGATCCATGAAAAATTTTATTTTAGCTATTTTAGTGTTTAATAGGTGCTGCAGAGTGAAAGAGTCAATGCAGCCAGGCACAGAGCTGAATCGATCCAGCAGTCAGGTGTTTAGAGGGGGCACTGCAAGTTATAAAacttttaccttaaccacttgacctccaggagatttaccccccttcatgaccaagccattttttgcgttactttaactgacaaatgggcagtcgtgcgacactgtacccaaatatgtccttttgttcccacaatagagctttcttttggtgatatttgatcacctctgcggtttttattttttgtgctacaaaaaaaaaatatataaatacattatatatatatatatatatatatatatatatatatatatatatatatatatatatatatatatatatatatatatatatatatatatatatatatatatatatatatataaaactttctgctataaaacacatccaataaaaaaaaaaaaataaaataaaaatgtcttcatcaagttacgccaatatgtattctgctacgtattttaggtaaaaacaaaaaagtgtatattgattggtttgcgcaaaagttatagcgtctacaaacctaggaatatttttatttactgtatatgttaAGAGTATGAGAGATGAATTGTGAGGCAATTATGACCCTACATTCCATATAAAACATTTACTGAATGAGAACAAAAATGAGGTGGGACTTTACAAGTACCTTGCAGGGTCTAATAAATTCACATACCAATTaggcttaaaaaataaacaaatctttaatttccatatacaaaattgtaagctttaaaaaaaaacacaaagttttcTCAATTCTCCAGCCAGGACCAGCACATCCTGCATAGACTTACAGTAACTGTGGTTTCAACcagttgtattcaacttttttttaaaagctaactAAGTgtatgtggaaattaaagatttgtttatttttttaagcctATTTGGTATGTATATTTATTAGACCCTGCGAGGTGCACCAAGTTCTCATTCagtaaatatttttaaatgatagatttcaattttttttactagtattggtggcgatcagcgacttatagtgggacagcaatattgcagcggacaaatcggacactgacactttttggggaccagtgacactaatacagtgatcagtgctaaaaatatgcaccatcactgtactaatgacactggctgggaaggggttaacatcaggggcgatcaaagggttaaatgtgtgcctagccagtgttttactaaactgtggggGAGGTTCTTGTACTAGGGGAAAGCaaagatccgtgtccctgctttgcaggaacacatgaCCAATGCCTTACCTACTGACAGAACGCcagtcttccttgtttacataggtgtaGAGAACGATCCCTGGGTGCCGGCAGACACAGAGTCCGCGGTACCCGGCGTTTAGGGAGGAGCATACGTTGGAACAAGACGCTGAGATACCCATTAGCAAGGCACGGGGCTGCTGTCACAGAGTTGTGGATTTAAATAACACTGTACATGGTGCACTGGAGCACGTGcatgtgagtgcaatatatttattataatgaAGTTCAAAGTTTTAAAACAGTTTAAGCACTCTTATCTTTTGCATGCATCGGTTAATCACTGCCATTTGGAGACACATACAGAGAAactggaaggagaaaaaaaaaaaaagacatctcaTTAGTCCTGGGAGACTAAATCGCTTTTTCTGACCAAACTTAGTTATGAGGTCACATCAATTGAGGGGAGCACAAAACCCAAGGGGGGAACATTGGGGAGCAAGTTTTATTTTATGGATGAGAAGATTACCACAGTATCATTTTGCACAGAAGATATAGTGGACTTTGATCCAAAATTACATAGATAAAATCACACATTAAAACGGAGGTTTAAAAGGAATGTGTCACTGAAATTTATGTTTTTCACATTTCACAAGCAGATTAATTAGTTCACTGCACACTTTAAAGGAAGAAAATGAATTAATGTTGATGGCacagtttatatatttttgatttcgAATATGGATTGCAACAATTAGCGCGACTGTTTATTTACCCAGCGtttagctcccgctgtgtataaatCACAGTGGGAACGGGCTGCCACCCCcaacccggaagtgctggatcaaGTACCAGGCACAAGATCCAGCGCAGAAGAGCCGCCTTAGATTTAAGtgatacggtcggcaagtggttaacgcagggaatgcattaaggtaaacatgttttagctttagaaccaTTAATATTTATATCTCTATGGGACTCCAGTATTTGAGCCCATTGGGTTCCACCACAGCCATTGTGAGACGATTCATCAATCCATGCTAGATTTGCAACTCATTTTATATAACAGGGAATGCAATATgagcaggggggggagggaggggggatttccAGTATACATGGGGACACTCAAAACACTAAGGTAGGCAGTAACAGAGCTTATATAAGGATATAATAAGCCAACAAAGCACCAGGTTCCATATAGAATGAAAATATTTCTGAGTGGACCCTTTAAAAAGTGATTCATAAATAAAAGTATGCTACATAAGCATATAAAAGTGAGTTTAGATTTTAGATTAGATATTCAGGGGAAAAAATCATTAGGAGAATGCAAAACAAATAAAGTATGGTAATCGTACTCCCAAAAAAAATCTTTAATGGAAATTGGAGGTTGACTACAATAAAAAGGGAATCTGTAAGGGTAGAAATACAGAAACTGCCATTGCCGACTTGGTTTTTAAAGTTGTAGGCTCTGAAGTGGTCAGGCATATCTGGACTTCGCCAAGAATTCCTGACCTGAAGTAGGCACAGtacacactttttacacttttgctGGCTGCAGGCCTGTCGGCTCAGTGATTCTCAACATTTTTCAGTTGTGGCGTCCTTTAAAATTCTGTACAATTATGTAAAAAAcctaaaccagtgatggcgaaccttggcaccccggatgttttggaactacatttccatgatgctcatgcactctgcagtttacTAAACAAATAGATATACataacacagcaacatccacacacatataaGACGGCCAACGTTAGAGAGGATTTATTCTTCTAAAAGCAAATACTTTCGTACGCTCATACTGTTCCTCAGTTTCTCTTCTTCACTCAGCTAAATGACCCCACTGCTGACGGAGAGGGTCAAAGAAGGTGTTAGGGCACCGgcggctggaaggttgtaatggtggacaatgaaaacttgtggctttgtgtaattaaaaaggcaggcttcatccacccactggtttgtatacaatttatgggcagtttttaggcattttgccaaagcaCCCCAGGGTGCAAAAGCTTCAGAATGATCAGTGAAATGGCATCCATCTGTGTACGTGTCACTTGActtgtgttttttctgtttttagaTATGCTATTTAAATAATAGTTGCACTATTGCATACTTAGGGCTCATTCATGTGAAGAGTACTATACACCCTCAAAGTTACTGCACCCGGGAGTACAGGTGTTTGCGTACAGCTGCCTGTACAAATAATTGACAGGCTACGGCTGTACACTGGTAAAAACACAAACTTGAGCATTTGCATGTGTCCAGGGATGGGTAAATGCTGCGAACACAAGCCAAGGTGCACATCCATCACtgtacaggtggtcccctagttacaaacatccaacttacaaacgactcctacttacaaaaggagggagacaacaggaagtgagaggaaatctacccctaggaagggaaattcactccagtaagagcccttgcacactggggcggtttgcaggcgctattgcgctaataatagcgcctgcaaaccgccccgaaagtgccgctgctgtcatcccagtgtgaaagccccgagggcttgcacactggagcgatgcgctggcaggacggtacaaaaagtcctgccagcagcatcttcggagcggtgaaggagcggtgtgtataccgctcctttaccgctcctgcccattgaaatcaatgggacggcgtggctataccgccggcaatgcgcctctgcagaggcgctttgcggtggtatttaaccctttctcggccgctagcggggtgtaaaaccgccccgctagcggccgcataccgacggtaaaacgccgctaataatagcggcgttttaccgccgacgccgccccccgccccagtgtgcaagggctctaagagttatcatgggaaaaagatacctccagtgatgctttatcaccaaggcttgtttccacaacaacccaaaattttcaaaatccaattgtcattgggacagaaacttGAGgtgaaatagtttttttggctggagctaaacttaaatgtacctgttctgacttacaaacaaattcaacttaagaacaaacctacatacCCTATctggtttgtaacccggggaccgcctgtatatatgcAAATTCTCGGATGTGCAGTTACCAGCATACAACCACAGACTGTCAGTGATTTGATTTTTACTCAAACACCTGCGACTTTCAGGTGCAGAAATACGTTTTTTTATGGTGTACAAGACTCAAGCCCCTAGgggttaataattaaaaaaatatgtagatTTTCTACTGCAAAATTATAGACTGCTTTATGTAGATCAGTAACAAATCCTTAAAGTCTTTATGCTGAAATTCAAGCTGGGAGTTGTTCAGTATTGAGTAATAAATAgtgtagatcagtgtttctcagccACAGTCTTCATGTAACCCAAACCAATCAGGTTTTAAGAATTTCCTTAGATGATATGGCTGTGATAAAATTACCAAGCCCAAAATACCTGTACagggtggaaaaaaaataaaataaaataaaaaataatcacccTGTTGAGGATACTGATACTGTTCCATTGAAGAATGGAAATCTGACATTCTTTTACTTTGCCTATAGTCTAGGTCTCTAGGACTAGATAAAAAAATCTTTTACTTTGATTATAAATTACGTAAAAGAATTCTATACTTTGACCTGATTCTCACGGATAGCGAGAGGCTGAAAATATGCTGGGTGTAACATTTTGGCCGATTTGTCATGCCGAGGGAGCCACATACAAGTAAATGGTCCACGTTCGGCAAATACATCTTGTATGTATGAACGGGTAAATGACAATGCACTGAAGAAGCATCTTAGAAgagttgaaattattcctgaacttttgcatcacttactactgaaccccttgcactctgtgtccctttaagccagaggcAGTATTCAACacaatgaaaaaaatcgcacccaacttttgctgcggtgcagagtgccacactttttctcagctgcgggggcccaacatATGATTCTGCACACAggaccactgctttcagaaaatacccctgacctgagctcatcactgcgcatccattccagatgcttgtatgtgacatcacatacatcacatacaagcacctggtctggatgcgagaggtggatcagcaggatgagtgtgccaggacaggtagatgtgtctcatctctgcttcctttccccACTCTAcacatcatagatgagaagagggtacaacagtggggaaaattagcaggaggggttcagaggtgcgacAGAAGAGCAgcgttggggcagatgtgcagggaggtacagtggtggaagagatgagaaggggttcagcagtgggacagaagagcagggggggttccgtgttgggacagatgagcagggggttacagtggtggggcaggagagcaggtgggtacagaggtgagacagatgtgcaggaggtacaatggtggggcagatgagaagcaggttacagtggtggggcagatgagcagatgggtttagtgttaggacagatgagaaggcgattcattagtgagacagaagagcattgggatatggcggtggagcagatgtgcagagaggtacaatggtggggcagatgagaaaaggggtacattgatggggcagatgagcattggggttacagtggtgggatagaagagcaagggggtacagtggtggggcagatgtgtaggaggTACAGTAGCGGGagggatgagcagggggttacagtggtaggacagatgagccgtgggggggggggggttcactgttgggccagatgagaagggggttacagtggtggggttcagtgttggggcagatgagaagggggttcagcggttgGACagtagagcaggggggtacagcggtggggcaaaaGTGAAAGGAGGTGCATTAGTAAAACAGATAAGCGGGGGGTTACAGTAGTTggatagaagagcagggggtacagaggtggggtagatgtacaggggagtacagtggtgggcagaagagaaagggaggTACActggtgggacaaatgagcagggggttacagcggtggggcagagacgcaggggggtacagaggtggtgcagatgtgcagaggagaaaggaggtacatcggtgaaacacatgagcagggggttgcagtggtggggcagaagagcaggggaaagagaggtgggatagatgagaaagggggttacagtggtggggcagatgagcagataagttcagtgttaggacagatgataAGATGATTCAGCGGTTAGACAAGACGAGCATGGGGGTACGGAAGGTGCGcaggggtagatgtgcaggggggtacagaggtggggcagatgtgcagggggacagtgatctgaggtgtgaagatgcatgaattggggctgatctgaggtgtgagtgcaggatgttaaaaTTTCTCACTCCTACTcgagtagtttacagcatttactttataaaaaaatcctttttgtgattgagagcgtgaagttgacatttttttgctataaaatcggcacgctcaatttctttgaaaacatttttcagcacac
This window of the Aquarana catesbeiana isolate 2022-GZ linkage group LG01, ASM4218655v1, whole genome shotgun sequence genome carries:
- the LOC141103564 gene encoding N-acetyllactosaminide beta-1,3-N-acetylglucosaminyltransferase 3-like isoform X2; translated protein: MRRSILTVECLLLLCVGLVGLMFIMQESEDGIEEIVEQPVLAPHVTHGPVTPQKIEWVSHCVENSSVQSIDGFSKLPGHIKDFLRYRHCRSFPQILNAPQKCDGRAESMGVFLLLAIKSSPGNYERRAIIRQTWGEENSYNGAHVRRVFLSGTSQNERENKHLRQLLKIESETYGDILQWNFHDTFFNLTLKQFLFHQWLEDNCPGAHFIFNGDDDVFVNTFNAVTYLRGLKADDHLFVGQLIANVGPIRESGSKYYVPIQVTSSNSYPMYCGGGGILLSRFTAHTIYNKSLEISLFPIDDVYLGMCLAKAGLVPASHMGMRTVGVRVPSDKLDSFNPCYYRELLMVHRFVPYQMLVMWKAIQDPHLNCGQKLSLYIGQ
- the LOC141103564 gene encoding N-acetyllactosaminide beta-1,3-N-acetylglucosaminyltransferase 3-like isoform X1; its protein translation is MTKSCKSWCLCKLFFNIGHRVSMRRSILTVECLLLLCVGLVGLMFIMQESEDGIEEIVEQPVLAPHVTHGPVTPQKIEWVSHCVENSSVQSIDGFSKLPGHIKDFLRYRHCRSFPQILNAPQKCDGRAESMGVFLLLAIKSSPGNYERRAIIRQTWGEENSYNGAHVRRVFLSGTSQNERENKHLRQLLKIESETYGDILQWNFHDTFFNLTLKQFLFHQWLEDNCPGAHFIFNGDDDVFVNTFNAVTYLRGLKADDHLFVGQLIANVGPIRESGSKYYVPIQVTSSNSYPMYCGGGGILLSRFTAHTIYNKSLEISLFPIDDVYLGMCLAKAGLVPASHMGMRTVGVRVPSDKLDSFNPCYYRELLMVHRFVPYQMLVMWKAIQDPHLNCGQKLSLYIGQ